A segment of the Xenorhabdus bovienii SS-2004 genome:
TCCCTTGCTGCATACCGTGATGGAACAATTTCTAGAAACACTCGCAATAAATGACAGACAACCTTATCATCGAGCAAGCAATATTCGACAAATATCTCCTACAATCACGGCATTTCGGGATCTGTTGCTGGTGACTTTCCGGCAATGCCCTGAACAACAAGAGAGCTAATAATGTCAAGCCAGGAAAATAGTTTGAATTTGCGTTGGTCTGGCCTAAATGCCTTGCTGATCGTCAGTGCACGATTCGTATCTGATTTTGGCGCATTCCTGAATATGGTTGCGCTATCCACCTATGTTTACCTGCTTAGTGATAGCGTCATGCACGTCAGTATTTTTCTGGCCTGCCGTGTTGCCGGCGGGATCATTGCCAGCCTGATAGGTACTCCATTCTTCAGGCGATTTGCCGGACGCTGGCCACTGGTCTGTTTCGATTTATTGCGGGTCATTCTACTATCCCTGTTATTGGTGATACCAGCTTCACAGCAGTTACTGATCTTACCGATGATCGCTTTCGGCATTGGCTTAGGCAACTCGACGTTTGCCATCGGACTGAACAGCCAACTCCCTTACTGGGTACACGCTTCCCAACGCATATCAACCAACTCCTGGCTAACATCCGTCGCCGCCACGGGCGCAGTACTTGGCAGTTTGGTATCCGGTTTGTTGGTCGCCAGCAGTGGTTATGAAATAGTCTTTATCGTCAATATCATTACCTACCTGCTGGCCGCATTCTTGATTATGCCTTTGCGTTTCCTCACCCATCCTGAACAGAAAACATCGCGGGAACGGGGTAACGAATGGCGTGAGTTAATCCGCGGCTTACGTTGTGCTCCGATGCTGGCAGGAATGCTGTTCCTCAGTTTGGCCGACACCCTCGGCAGCGCCGCCCATAACGTGGGATTTCCTGTCATTTCTAAGTTACTTACGCCAGATAACGCCAGTACCACAATGGGCTTACTGCTGGCGACATGGGCGGTGGGAAAATTCAGTGGAGCGCGTCTGACCAGCTACCTGCTACGCAACCGCAATTTATTGAAGATGGAGAAACTCTTTTTTCTGGGCGTTGCGTTGATGTCGACCGGATTTATCCTTACTTTCCAACAAACCAGCCAGCTTTGGCTGCTCGTGTTTGCGGTCTGGGCAGGTATCGGAGACGGAATAGCTGAAGTCAGCCTGATTTCACGGGCGCAAAGTGAACCGGAAAGTTTACGCTTGCCGATTTTCAGTTTGCTGACACTATTACAGATGACGGGCTTTGGGATAGGTATGTTGGTGGTGGCACCGTTTTACGTCTGGTATCCCCCTTCCATCGTGATCCTGATATTTCACGGTTTGCCGCTTACTGTGCTAGTTATCATCCTAATCTGGATCCGGCGTTTTACTACAAATAAAGTGTAAGCCTCATTGTAGTTATCAATTTAAAAACCAGCACCGAAGTATTCTATATTGCTTTTCGCTGCTGGTTTTCCTCAATGAGGATAGACAACCCCGCCAGCTTGCCATCACCAACTGATTTAAGGGGGAAAGCATATCTGGCCACCCCAGCCTAATATATAGGTTATTAAATACGTGTAGAATCTCCAATTTCGTATAACGATGTTGCACTTGTATCATAATAATTATGGTGATCAGCTTATTATGTAAACTCACCTAAGTTTATAATAAAGAAAATTACCTTTATAAGTTGAAGATAATTACATCCACCAAAACACAATTATAACATAAATAGATATTGTTAAAAATTACATCCCAATAATGCTAAAAACAAAA
Coding sequences within it:
- a CDS encoding MFS transporter; its protein translation is MSSQENSLNLRWSGLNALLIVSARFVSDFGAFLNMVALSTYVYLLSDSVMHVSIFLACRVAGGIIASLIGTPFFRRFAGRWPLVCFDLLRVILLSLLLVIPASQQLLILPMIAFGIGLGNSTFAIGLNSQLPYWVHASQRISTNSWLTSVAATGAVLGSLVSGLLVASSGYEIVFIVNIITYLLAAFLIMPLRFLTHPEQKTSRERGNEWRELIRGLRCAPMLAGMLFLSLADTLGSAAHNVGFPVISKLLTPDNASTTMGLLLATWAVGKFSGARLTSYLLRNRNLLKMEKLFFLGVALMSTGFILTFQQTSQLWLLVFAVWAGIGDGIAEVSLISRAQSEPESLRLPIFSLLTLLQMTGFGIGMLVVAPFYVWYPPSIVILIFHGLPLTVLVIILIWIRRFTTNKV